One window of the Tachypleus tridentatus isolate NWPU-2018 chromosome 10, ASM421037v1, whole genome shotgun sequence genome contains the following:
- the LOC143229614 gene encoding homeobox protein six1b-like codes for MILGHMNDGINPPQPPSLSINNGGVSPQATGCPNGSPTSSPPAVPSFGFTQEQVACVCEVLQQSGNIDRLGRFLWSLPACEHLHKNESVLKARALVAFHRGNFKELYHILESHNFSPVAHPKLQTLWLKAHYIEAERIRGRPLGAVGKYRIRRKFPLPRTIWDGEETSYCFKEKSRNVLKDWYTHNPYPSPREKRELAEATNLTTTQVSNWFKNRRQRDRAAEVKEREGNDRTKNTNYEMDTGQDTESETTERNDRSSTIDHFLQTSDSDQTNSPDEISFTSDIKPVLHPVTTLGSVPELSPSSALTGLTSSMSVTQVLPSPNETIFTTGFRMDGVPEIQSSITGGFLSSQLSDLGLGLASAYHSL; via the exons ATGATTCTAGGCCATATGAACGACGGGATAAACCCACCACAACCTCCTTCACTCTCCATAAACAACGGAGGTGTTTCGCCCCAGGCGACTGGCTGCCCAAATGGTAGCCCTACTTCATCTCCTCCAGCAGTGCCGTCTTTTGGCTTCACACAGGAACAGGTAGCTTGTGTTTGTGAGGTTCTGCAGCAGTCTGGGAACATTGACCGCTTAGGACGTTTCCTTTGGTCACTACCTGCTTGCGAACATCTTCACAAGAACGAAAGCGTACTCAAAGCGAGGGCTCTCGTGGCGTTTCACCGAGGCAACTTCAAGGAGCTATACCACATCTTAGAAAGCCACAATTTTTCGCCTGTCGCCCACCCAAAGTTACAGACACTTTGGCTGAAGGCACACTACATTGAGGCAGAGCGAATTCGAGGACGACCACTTGGAGCAGTCGGCAAATATCGCATACGTAGGAAATTTCCGCTTCCCAGAACCATCTGGGACGGAGAGGAAACCAGTTACTGCTTTAAAGAAAAGTCCCGGAATGTGCTGAAAGACTGGTATACACATAACCCTTACCCCTCCCCAAGGGAGAAGAGAGAACTTGCTGAGGCCACAAACTTAACGACCACCCAAGTCAGTAACTGGTTCAAAAATCGCCGACAGAGGGACAGAGCAGCAGAAGTAAAAGAAAG GGAGGGCAACGACAGGACCAAGAATACCAATTATGAAATGGACACTGGTCAAGATACAGAATCTGAGACCACAGAGAGAAATGATCGAAGTTCGACTATTGACCATTTCCTCCAGACATCTGATTCTGACCAAACGAACAGTCCAGATGAGATATCATTTACCAGCGATATAAAACCAGTACTTCATCCAGTTACCACACTCGGCTCAGTCCCTGAACTCTCACCCTCATCAGCTCTTACAGGTCTAACTTCTTCTATGTCAGTGACCCAAGTCCTACCCTCGCCAAACGAGACCATTTTCACTACGGGTTTCCGTATGGATGGCGTTCCCGAAATACAATCTTCTATAACTGGAGGATTTCTCAGCTCTCAACTAAGCGACCTGGGATTAGGCCTCGCTAGTGCTTATCACTCCTTATGA